GTCACCTACTGTCTATATACCTCTCATCATAGCTTGTTATTCAGGTGGAATTATGCATGCTACTATACACACAGTGGCTACCTTTAGCCTTTCTTTCTGTGCATCCAATGAAATTAGGCATGTCTTCTGtgacattcctccattgctggctaTTTCTTGTTCAAACACCAATATAAACCAGCTTCTGCTCTTCTATTGTGTGGGAGCCATCGAAATTATTACCATCCTGATTGTCCTGGTTTCTTACAGTTTCATACTCTTTGCAATTCTTAAGATGCGTTCtgcagaagggaggagaaaaatcTTTTCTACATGTGGTTCTCACCTTACAGGAGTGCCAATTTATCATGGGACAATTCTTTTCATGTATGTGAGACCTAGTTCTAACTATGCCTTGGAACATGACATGATTGTGTCCACATTTTATACTATTGTGATTCCAATGCTAAATCCCATCATCTACAGTCTGAGAAACAAAGATGTGAAAGAGGCAATGAAAAAGATTTTTGAGAGAAATTTGTTCATGAATAAAGTTCATCTTAAATTCTAACAACACTAGGAATAATGTCTGTTGTAAATCTGCATTTTataaagaaagtattttcaagttttgttaatgGTGCCCATGTTCCAAAATGTTAGAGCTAATGTATGAATAGTATCCAAATTCCTGTTTGTAATAATATCAATGTGCACTATCACATACATAGCCATTGATGAACTCAAactcaaatatattaaaaatactattgttatatatgtttatgttagTAATTTATTTGATTTTCAATAGCATTCATGACATCAACAGTCGATTATTTGGAATGTTGTCATATTGGCTGTAGTAAGTTCTCTTCATGCAGTCTAAACTTAATATGTCATCTTTAATTCCACTCTTCTCTAGCTATAATGCAATGGCTTAATTTCTTGTAACATACTTTTAACAAACTAATCACCTATGTTGGTTTTAGACATGTTCAACTTAAGCCAtagaatttttctctttttctttaactttttcatctttctttctttctttctttctttctttctttctttctttcttcttctctttttgcaGTATTTGTTTGTAGagacaggatatatatatatatatatatatatatgtatatatatatatatatatatatatccgacTGTTCTAAAAATCACTTTTCATaggaggctatcctcaaactcacagagatatgcttACCTTTGCCTCCTGCGTGGTTGAATGTAAGCCACCATAAATTCATTATTCAAAGTTATAAATTCCAGTgtctcataaaataaatgaaataggaATAAATCCACATGGAACTAAAGCAAGCACACTgattcaatatataaatatatatataggatataataaataatatggaATATTTTAGAAAGAATCAGTAACAGTGAAATTCCATCTGTGTGtttttttcaaagtcattttGTATTAGATATACCTCTTCAAGCTTTTACTTCCACCTGATCAACACAATCTGTCACCATTTAACTATTGTTATTCATTAGTTCTCCTTCTTTCAGTTATCTAATTTTATGAAAACATGGCATTAGCCAACATTGAAGACAAGTGATCATTTTATAAGATGTATTTAAATCTAAAACACCATTATTTTCATATTAAGGTATGGAATAAagaaacacataaaattaatgcCCTTATCTTATTAGACTTGATTATTACCAGTATGCCAGAATTACTTTGTTTAGCATTTTATGGCAGTATCACAAAATATGcatttccttaacttttttgCGAAGACTTTTTAATTAAGGATTTTTTATATgtctattttcaaataaataagcATAATGAGTATCAAGGATTGAAATGATGAATAAGAAAaagaatgattttatttataactatgcattttaaatttttagcaAATTCATTCCTAAAGAACACCAACTCAGTATGACGTTTTGCAGGAAATTTGATTATGTTTTGAACCTTGAGATAGTCTTATTACTGATAAAATCTGTTTCTAGTTGTTATGTTGCTTAGCCTTTAAGACAAATATATTTAACCCCTCTGagtggaatacagacatgcccttaatATCCATCTTTAATCTCAAACGATGAAGGTAAAcatagtttgtagaaggaaatgcCTGCAATATTTTTTAGataagaacaattctgggtcagagattttgactgtgggttgatAACACCACCCCTCCTTTTGACgccctgtctttctattggaggtggACTCTGATTTCCCTCTGTCCACTGTggggcattttatctaaggtcacTCCCGCttagtcctgagagtctctcatctcacATGTTTCTGGTACCTTTTAGAGGGTCTCCCCACATTTCACCTCCTGAGGATTCATATTTCCTTTTGTATATTCTGGGCCTCTTGGCTTCTCTCCTGGCTCCCCACATCATACCTGACCATACTCTCCTTTACTTGCTACCCCTCTGCTTTCCTGACCAGATCCCTTTGTCTATCTaccatgattatttccttccccctACTCAGTGTGAATGACGTTTTCATTCAGCCTTTCTTCTTGCTAAAGCTTTTAAATTCTGTGggtgtatcctgggtattctgtatttttagtCTAATATCCAcatcaatgagtatataccatgcatgtccttttgatctgggtaacctcattcaggatgatattttctagttctatccatttctgTACACAATTCATAATAATTTCCTCATTCTTAGTCTGTTTGATGGAGGGTAGCGTTCTCTTGGCGATGGAACACGTGGGAGGataaatgggatgaggaactgtgggaaggaggAACTTGAGTTGGGAAACAACAGGattgtaaataaatgaaactatGAAAAGGCAACTTCATGCTTGAAAATTATTTCTACTTGAGGGGCAGGTCCAGTGACAAATCAGGGAAAGTTTGATGAAATAGGATATGTCCtactcatgagaagagagagtaAATAGAAGCTACTTCTGCGGAAGTACAAAGAGAGAAATGGGAGGTAGTCTTACCTAGACAGGTATATGGAAACAGGTTGCAGAGGAAGAACAATCTAGATACAGGTGAAGAGGGAAGCCAGAGAATTAGAAGCATCTGGAAGTTTAGAGAATGTtaccaaagttagtatgaggtcaAGCAGATCAATTCAGAAGAGACTAAGAGAAGGCAGATTGAATCAGCCATGTTGGAAAGGAGTTGACCCAGGAGAACTTAGgggaaccagccagccagagatcagaaaaacaaaagagggtGAGCTTTTTCAACAGTAAATCTCAGAGGCActaaacattctaggcctagctTATGTTTCAAAACGTCTAGAAGATTCCAGGATTAGGCCTAGAATAACAGATGGAGGCATTAAGCCTCAGAGACAATAATTCTACAATTATATCTGACACATAAAAGATTACTTTTATGGTTATTTTTATCAAAATTCCAGttatcttctttttggtttttaagtCAATATTCCAGAAAACAACTGATAGCATGGCTTGTCTTTATGGTTTGCTATTTGTTCCAGTCCATACATTAAAATTAAGAAATCGGAGTTCTTTATTTTCATCTCCGTTCCATTTCACTATAGCAATTTTGACTTGCTCTGTGCTTTAgattatgttttttaaaacacTTGAATAATTTGAATACACCTAAATTTTTCACtgtctttctctattttttttcttttttggtattttgttttatattttgaaaggtTTTATTGATTATATGCAATCTTActcatctccctttctctctaCATTGGCCCTCTGCCCTTGCTACCTGTCCCATAGGGagacaagcaaataaacaaaacatctcACCATGACAGTTATACTGTATCCTGGTGTGAAACACAGTATACAGTTCTACCCAAAAATCTTTTCTTGCAAATGTCCATTGCAATTAATCATTGCTTTGGATTGAGTTTTCTGTGTTATAAAGATATTGCAGCTTTGGAATCAACAGGACCATCTCCTTCTCAGGCCACTGGGACCATCTCTGTAGCCCTACCGAGGGGAAAAGGCAGGAAAACCTCAGCTGAGTGTTAGAGTCTGTAAGGGGCTGGACCAGATCTCCCACTCTTAAGCCCTCAGGATCATACAACTGTACTCTTAGACAAAACTAAATCGTCATATTTTACCATTAATAAAATGCATCCCCGAATCTATTGAGAATCTGAATTCTAtgcctgattttttaaaaatttttattagatatatttctttacttacatttcaaatgttatttcccttcctggtttcctttccatGACCCcacatccctttccccctcccccttccccatacgggtattctccATATACATCCCCCTACTttccccccacattcccctgcactgagggtcgaaccttggcagaaccaagggcttccccttccactgatgccccaacaaggctattctctgctgtgtctgattttttatttatttaattttatttattcactttaccccCTGATCTCTGTGCCCTTCTTCTGGGGCACTCCTTTCCACAGTTCCTCCTCCATACCATCCTCTTCTCCTATGAGAAGGTGGAGGCCCCATATGTATCCCCCAGCCATGCCACATCAAGCCTCTGCAGGGCTAGCTACACCTTCCACTGCGATCAAAAATACACCCCGGCCCGAAGAATATGTCTCATAAATGGGCAGCAGCTTTTCGAATAGTTGCAACTTCAGTTGTTCCAGGCCCACATGAAGCAAGaagcacatctgttacatatgtgtgtgtgagtcctaGGTCCAgtctgtgttttttctttcattggttaTTCGTTTTCTGAGATCTCCAAGGGTACAGATTAGTTAAGTGTGGAATCAACTTCCTGAGAAGTTCCTATTCCTTCAGGACCCTCAGTcttccccccaactcttccaaCAAGAGTGTCCAAGCTTCATCTAATggttggttgtgggtctctgtgtctttctaaaTCAGCTGCTGAGTGGAATCTCTCAGAGAGCAGCCATGCTACAGTCCTGTCTGAAAAcctaacagagtatcattaatagtgacaAGGATTGTTGTTTACCTATGAGTTGGTTCCCTAGTTGGACTTGTTATTG
This Rattus norvegicus strain BN/NHsdMcwi chromosome 3, GRCr8, whole genome shotgun sequence DNA region includes the following protein-coding sequences:
- the Or5t9b gene encoding olfactory receptor Olr518 encodes the protein MKNVTDITMFILTGFTGDADMQALLFILVFVIYLFTLIGNLGLVLLVIGDSRLHNPMYYFLSVLSFLDACYSTVVTPKMLVNFLSKDKSISYPGCVTELFLLVTFGTTECFLLAAMAYDRYVAIYNPLLYAVKMSPTVYIPLIIACYSGGIMHATIHTVATFSLSFCASNEIRHVFCDIPPLLAISCSNTNINQLLLFYCVGAIEIITILIVLVSYSFILFAILKMRSAEGRRKIFSTCGSHLTGVPIYHGTILFMYVRPSSNYALEHDMIVSTFYTIVIPMLNPIIYSLRNKDVKEAMKKIFERNLFMNKVHLKF